A genomic stretch from Halichoerus grypus chromosome 5, mHalGry1.hap1.1, whole genome shotgun sequence includes:
- the JRK gene encoding jerky protein homolog, giving the protein MASKQAAGRSPGEKRKRVVLTLKEKIDICTRLEKGESRKVLMQEYNVGMSTLYDIKAHKAQLLRFFANSDSNKALEQRRTLHTPKLEHLDRVLYQWFLGKRAEGVPVSGPMLIEKAKDFYEQMQLTEPCVFSGGWLWRFKARHGIKKLDASSEKQVADHRAAEQFCGFFRSLAAEHGLSPEQVYNADETGLFWRCLPSPSLEGGTVPGIKQSKDRLTVLMCANATGSHKIKPLVIGKGGGPRAFGGIQHLPVAYKAQGNAWVDKEIFSDWFHHIFVPSVREHFRAAGLPEDGKAILLLDNARARPRESELASGNIFTVFLPASVTSLIQPMDQGIRRDFMRHFINPPVPLQACHPRYSVNDAVFNVACAWSAVPGNVFSRAWRKLWPAVTFAEGSSSEEEPERLRARPHDQTFAHILQLGGEAPARPGSRLPRGAAAERGGPGRAAAEGPAPAAGSPEQAEKDGDEAAWEQAALSFDAVVRFAEGQPCFTAQEVGQLRALRSVFARQRQVKRRCVALRAVVKLEAPQEAPPLPCSSTAGEH; this is encoded by the coding sequence ATGGCCTCCAAGCAGGCCGCTGGGCGGAGCCCAGGGGAGAAGCGCAAGAGGGTGGTGCTGACCCTGAAGGAGAAGATCGACATCTGCACGCGCCTGGAGAAGGGGGAGAGCAGGAAGGTGCTGATGCAGGAATACAATGTGGGCATGTCCACCCTGTACGACATCAAGGCCCACAAGGCGCAGCTGCTGCGCTTCTTTGCCAACTCGGACTCCAACAAGGCCCTGGAGCAGCGGCGCACCCTGCACACGCCCAAGCTCGAGCACCTGGACCGCGTCCTGTACCAGTGGTTCCTGGGGAAGCGGGCTGAGGGCGTGCCCGTCTCGGGCCCCATGCTCATCGAGAAGGCCAAGGACTTCTATGAGCAGATGCAGTTAACGGAGCCCTGCGTGTTTTCTGGCGGGTGGCTCTGGCGTTTTAAGGCCAGGCACGGCATTAAGAAGCTGGACGCGTCCAGCGAGAAACAAGTGGCCGACCACCGAGCAGCCGAGCAGTTCTGTGGCTTTTTCCGGAGCCTAGCGGCCGAGCACGGCCTGTCCCCTGAGCAGGTTTACAACGCCGACGAGACCGGCCTCTTCTGGCGGTGCCTGCCCAGTCCCAGCCTGGAAGGTGGGACGGTGCCCGGCATCAAGCAGAGCAAGGACAGGCTGACCGTCCTCATGTGTGCCAATGCCACCGGCTCCCACAAGATCAAGCCCTTGGTGATCGGGAAGGGCGGCGGCCCCCGGGCTTTCGGGGGCATTCAGCACCTGCCCGTCGCCTACAAGGCCCAAGGTAACGCGTGGGTGGACAAGGAGATTTTTTCGGACTGGTTCCACCATATCTTCGTTCCGTCGGTGAGGGAGCACTTCCGGGCAGCGGGCCTGCCCGAGGACGGCAAAGCCATCCTGCTGCTGGACAACGCCCGCGCGCGCCCGCGGGAGTCCGAGCTGGCCTCCGGGAACATCTTCACCGTCTTCCTGCCCGCCAGCGTCACCTCGTTGATTCAGCCCATGGACCAGGGCATTCGGAGAGACTTCATGAGGCACTTCATCAACCCCCCCGTCCCGCTGCAGGCCTGCCACCCCCGCTACAGCGTGAACGACGCCGTCTTCAACGTGGCCTGCGCCTGGAGCGCCGTGCCCGGCAACGTCTTCAGCCGGGCCTGGAGGAAGCTGTGGCCCGCGGTCACGTTCGCCGAGGGCTCGTCTTCGGAGGAGGAGCCGGAGCGCCTCCGAGCGAGGCCTCACGATCAGACTTTCGCGCACATCCTGCAGCTGGGGGGAGAGGCCCCGGCCCGCCCTGGCAGCCGGCTTCCCCGGGGCGCGGCCGCAGAGCGGGGCGGGCCGGGTCGTGCGGCCGCAGAGGGCCCGGCCCCGGCTGCCGGGAGCCCGGAGCAGGCTGAGAAGGACGGCGACGAGGCGGCCTGGGAGCAGGCGGCCTTGTCCTTTGACGCCGTGGTGCGCTTCGCCGAGGGACAGCCCTGCTTCACGGCGCAGGAGGTGGGGCAGCTGCGTGCGCTGCGCTCCGTGTTCGCCAGGCAGAGGCAGGTGAAGCGGCGGTGCGTGGCCCTCAGGGCCGTGGTCAAACTCGAGGCCCCCCAGGAGGccccccctctgccctgctcctccaCGGCGGGCGAGCACTGA